The stretch of DNA CTTGTATGCGACGGGATTGATCTCGATGGCAACCACTTTATCGACCAGCGGCTGCTTTTTCGCGATGGCAATTGCGAAGGGGCCTACCCCAGCGAACATCACGACAACGAATTCTCCGGGCTTAACCTTGCTAGCGACCCTCTGCCTCTCGGTAGCCTCGCGGGGGGAGAAGTAAACTTGCGTCACGTCGAGTTTAAGCAGGTAGCCGTGCTCCTTATGCAGGACCTCCCTCACGCTTTCTCCGCCGATAAGCTCCAGCTCACGTACCCTGTACTCGCCGGTCCTCTCCCCGAGTTTCCTGTACACCGCTCTAACGTTCTTGTGCAGCTCCATTATCTTCTCCGCGATAACCCTCTTGTACGGCTCAAGCTCCTCAGGTATCTCGACGATCGCGACGGCTCCAGCCCTAGAGCCTACTATGTCGAAGCTGGATGGAACGAGTTTCAAAAGATCCCCGGGTATCAGATCCTTGAGCAACTCTCTTAGGGATGGCACAGTTTTATATAGTGAGCTGCGCTAAATACCCTACCATGCGCCTAGCCCTGGTTAACGTGTCTTACCCCCTCAACGATGACGTGGACAGCATCGTTTTCTCCCCGGGGAAAGGGGTCCTCTACGCGGGCCGAGAGGAGGGGGTGAGGAGGTTCGAGCCGGTCAAGACGCTCGATGTAGATCAGAGGTTGGTTGTTCCCGGCATGACGGACGCTCACATGCACCTTTACTCCACCGCTGTAAGCCGCGGTAGGCTAGACCTCCGGGGTGTTCGATCCCTGGAGGAGCTGAGGGAGCAAGTGAGGAGAGCGGTATTATCGGCTGGCAAGGGGGAGTGGGTGGTAGGTAGGGGCTGGGACCAAGACAAGATGTCCGAGAAGCGCTTCCCCACGCGCTATGACATCGACGACGTCTCGAGAGACAACCCGGTACTCCTGGTGAGGGTGTGCGGGC from Infirmifilum sp. NZ encodes:
- a CDS encoding class I SAM-dependent methyltransferase, producing MPSLRELLKDLIPGDLLKLVPSSFDIVGSRAGAVAIVEIPEELEPYKRVIAEKIMELHKNVRAVYRKLGERTGEYRVRELELIGGESVREVLHKEHGYLLKLDVTQVYFSPREATERQRVASKVKPGEFVVVMFAGVGPFAIAIAKKQPLVDKVVAIEINPVAYKYMVENIRLNRLEGKVVPVLGDVREEAPKFAGKADRVVMPLPKGAYMYLREAFACFKREGGVLHFYYWDREDDLFKRGFEIVRKSAEEHGFKAELQEARVVSPYAPRVYKLAFDVLLSRRI